Below is a window of Flavobacterium cyclinae DNA.
AGCATAGAAGTGCATCGAAGTCAATTTCGCATACGTAGCATCTTGCATAAACAAGTTCAACGATTGCGATTGGTCAATAAAATAACCTCTTTGACGACTCATATCGATAATATCTTTCATCGACATTTCCCAAACTGTTTTGTACAATTCTTTTAAGTCAGCAGGAATTCTTTCGATATGTTGCACCGAACCATTGTGACGCATAATTTCTTGCTTCAATGATTCGTTCCACAAACCTCTTTCCACTAAATCGTTTAATAAGTGTTTGTTTACCACGATGAATTCTCCCGAAAGTACTCTTCTTGTGTAAATATTAGAAGTATAAGGTTCGAAAGCTTCGTTATTTCCTAAAATTTGAGAAGTTGAAGCCGTTGGCATTGGTGCTACTAACAATGAGTTTCTTACTCCGTTTGCCATTACTTCTTTTCTTAAACTTGCCCAATCCCAACGACCTGAAAGATCTTCATCCTTTAAGCCCCAAAGATTGTGTTGGAATTCTCCTTTAGAAATTGGCGAACCTTCGTAAGACGAATACGGCCCTTCTTCTTTAGCCATTTCCATAGAGGCAGTTACAGCAGCAAAATATAAAGTTTCAAAAATCTCTTGATTTAATTTTTTCGCTTCATCACTCGTAAACGGCATTCTCAACATGATAAAAGCATCCGCTAAACCTTGTACTCCTAATCCAACTGGACGGTGGCGCATGTTTGAATTTTCTGCTTCTTTAACTGGGTAGTAATTTCTGTCGATTACTTTGTTTAAGTTGCGAGTTACACGTTTTGTTACGTTGTATAATAATTCGTGATTAAATGCTCCATTTTCCACAAACATTGGTAATGAAATCGATGCTAAGTTACAAACCGCGATTTCATCTGGAGACGTATATTCTAAAATCTCTGTACATAAATTAGATGAACGAATTGTTCCTAAATTCTTTTGGTTTGATTTTCTGTTCGCTGCATCTTTGTACAACATATAAGGCGTACCTGTTTCGATTTGAGATTCTAAGATTTTTTCCCAAAGTTCTCTTGCACGAATGGTTTTTCTACCTTTTCCTTGTGCTTCGTAAGAAGTATATAAGGCTTCAAATTCTTCTCCATAAACATTGTCTAAACCTGGACATTCGTTTGGACACATCAATGTCCAAGTTGAATCTTCTTCTACGCGTTTCATGAATAAATCTGAAGTCCACATAGCAAAAAACAAATCTCTTGCTCGCATTTCTTCTTTACCCGTGTTCTTTTTCAAATCTAAGAATTCGAAAATATCCGCATGCCAAGTTTCTAAATAAATAGCGAAACTTCCTTTACGTTTTCCTCCACCTTGATCTACGTAACGAGCGGTATCATTGAATACGCGCAACATTGGAACAATTCCGTTTGAAGTTCCGTTTGTTCCACGAATGTACGAACCTGTTGCTCTTACGTTGTGAATAGCTAAACCGATTCCTCCTGCTGATTGCGAAATTTTTGCTGTTTGTTTTAATGTATCGTAAATTCCATCGATACTATCATCTTGCATCGTTAATAAGAAACAAGACGACATTTGAGGTTTTGGAGTTCCAGCGTTGAATAATGTTGGGGTAGCGTGTGTAAAGAACTTTTTCGACATTAATTCGTAAGTTTCAATTACCGCTTCTAAGTCGTTTAAGTGAATTCCAACCGAAACACGCATTAACATGTGCTGTGGACGTTCTACGATTTTTCCGTTGATTCTTAATAAATACGAACGTTCTAAAGTTTTGAAACCAAAGTAATCGTAATTAAAATCACGTGTATAAATAATATGAGAATCTAAGAATTCGGCATTTTCCTGAATTACTTGATGCACTTCATCAGAAATTAATGGTGCTTTTTGATTGGTTCTTGGATTAACATAGTGGTACATTTCATTCATCGTTTCCGAGAATGATTTGTTTGTATTTTTGTGTAGATTAGAAATTGCAATACGAGCCGCTAATTGAGCATAATCAGGGTGGGTTACCGTCATGGAAGCTGCGGTTTCTGCTGCTAAATTATCTAATTCAGATGTGGTAACTCCATCATATAAACCTTCAATTACACGCATTGCCACTTTAACAGCATCTACCATGTCATTTAATCCATAACATAGCTTTTTAATTCTATCTGTGATTTTGTCAAACATTACTGGCTCCTTATGGCCATCTCTTTTTACTACATACATAAGCTTTTTAGTTTTTGAAAACAGACAATCCCTTCCCTGCTTTCGGTTAGTATTTATTGATTTAAGCGCAAGTCTCCCGACATTTTATAGCACTCTATATTTTATTTATTATTAAAAATCAGCGTCGAAACTAATTTTATTGGAATCCGCATCTGAATTCATAACGCCTGCTTTTTGATATTCCGCTACTCGCTTTTCAAAGAAATTCGTTTTTCCTTGTAACGAAATCATATCCATAAAATCGAATGGGTTAGATGAGTTGTATACTCTATCGCATCCTAATTCTACCAATAATCTATCCGTTACGAATTCTAAATATTGCGTCATTAAAGTTGCATTCATTCCAATCAAACTAACTGGAAGCGATTCCGTAATGAATTTTCTTTCAATATTTAAAGCATCTACGATAATTTCTGTGATTCTTTCTTTTGGAACTTTATTTACCACATGATGCGTGTGTAAATGAACCGCAAAATCACAATGCATTCCTTCGTCACGAGAAATCAATTCGTTTGAGAAGGTTAATCCTGGCATTAATCCACGTTTTTTTAACCAATAAATCGAACAGAACGAACCTGAGAAGAAAATTCCTTCTACTGCTGCGAAAGCAATTAATCGTTCAGCAAACGAATCCGATTCAATCCAACGCAATGCCCATTGTGCTTTCTCTTTAATTGCAGGAAAGACCTCAATTGCATGGAATAATTGATTTTTCTCTGCTTCGTCTTTCACATACGTATCAATTAACAATGAATACGTTTCACTGTGAATATTCTCCATCATGATTTGGAAACCATAGAAGAATTTAGCTTCTGGATATTGCACTTCGTTAACGAAATTTTCCGCTAAGTTTTCGTTTACAATTCCGTCAGAAGCCGCGAAGAATGCTAAAATATGTTTGATGAAATATTTTTCGTCATCATTTAATTTATTGTTCCAATCGTTTAAATCTTGATGCAAATCAATTTCTTCTGCTGTCCAAATACACGCTTCTTGTTTTTTGTACCATTCCCAAATATCTTGGTGTTTGATAGGAAAAATTACAAATCGATCTTTGTTTTCTTGCAAAATAGGTTCCACTATAGACATAGCTATTTGATTTTAAAAGTGTTAATGATTGGTTAAATTGACTTATTTGGGGATTACAAAGTTTGTCATTTGAAACGAGAAATGAAAGTCAAACTTATTCACAATTGGAGCAAGTTTTTAACAAAGCTGATTATTGTCAGTAAATTAATATAGGTTTTTAAAATACTGAAAACCAATGAGTTAAAAACCAATAAAACAACTGTTAAAACCTTGTAAGCAACTGAAAAATAAGTGACTCACGAGTGTTTTTAATCGATAAAAATGAGATTATTTTTTCAACTCTTTTGCCACTTTGTCTAATTCGTCAAACCATTGTTGTCCGAATTTTCTAACTAGTGCTTCTTTCACAAATTGGTACACCGGAACTCCTAATTCTTGTCCTAACGAACAAGCGTCATCGCAAATATGCCATTTGTGATAATTCACCGCCGCAAAGTCCGAATATTCTTTGATTCGGATAGGATATAAATGACAAGAAACTGGTTTTTTCCAATCTACAATTCCTTGATTGTAGGCTTGCTCGATTCCACAAAGTGCCGTTTTTCCATCAAAAATTACGTAAGCACAGTCTTTTCCATCGATAAGAGGTGTTTCTAATTCACCAAAATCAGAAACTACATGCGTTCCTTGTTCTTCAATGGCTTTAATTCCTTCTGGACGAAGAAAGGGTTTCACTTTTGGAAAAATTTCAGCTAAAATTTTGGTTTCTTCCTCATCTAAAGGAGCACCCGCATCTCCATCCACACAACAAGCACCTTGACAAGCTGACAAATTGCAAACGAATTCTTTTTCTAAGATTTCTTCGGAAACGATGGTTTTATTTAACTGAAACATATTGGTATATTTTAAAGTACAAAGATACGATTTTGAATTCAGAATTTAGAAATAAGAGTTTAGAAGTTTGGAACACAGATTTAAGAAATTGGAGAAATAGCTATAATTTTTACACAGAGCTATACGGAGTTTTTTTGAATTTGATTGCGTTAAAAAGAACTACACCGAGACGTTTTACTTTTTATTTGCGTTCTTTGCGTAAAACTTTGCGTCTTTGCGTTTAAATCTTCACATTGCTTTGAATTTGAACTTGATATTGAAATTGTCATTGAACTTGATATGATAATGTATCGTTAAATTAGAAACGTTCTTTGTTCATTATCCTTATATTTGCACAAATATTCAGCGTTTTATGGAATTCGGAATTAATTGGAAAGACATTTTTACCATCAGCATGATTTTATTTGCTGTGATTGATATTGTGGGAAGTATTCCAATTATTGTGGATTTACGCAGTAAAATGGGCCATATTCAATCCGAAAAAGCGACTATTGTGGCGGCGGTGATTATGATTGCCTTTTTATTTGTTGGTGAAGAAATACTAAAATTAATTGGTATTGATGCGAATTCGTTTGCGGTTGCGGGTTCGTTTGTCTTGTTTTTCCTTGCCTTAGAAATGATTTTAGGCATTCGATTATATAAAGAAGACAATCCAAGCACGGCTTCCATTGTTCCAATTGCGTTTCCATTGATTGCTGGTGCTGGAACGATGACTACCATTTTATCGCTTCGTGCTGCATATAAAGAAATAAACATTATAATAGCCATTATCATAAATGTTGTTGTTGTGTATGGTGTTTTAAAATCATCGGGCAAAATTGAACGCTTACTTGGAACTAACGGATTAGGCATAATTCGTAAAGTTTTTGGCGTAATCTTGCTTGCAATTGCAGTAAAATTATTTGCTGCCAATGTTAAAGGATTATTTAATTAGAAAATAATAAAATGAAAATTTTTACCTACGTGGCAGTTGCCATCGCTTTAGTTTTAATTGTTTTTAATCTTTTTCAAATTGATTACAGCAATCCGTTTGAAGGAAATAGCACCATTGCTATTATTGGTGTTGTGGCTGGAATTTGCGCAATTCTATTACTAGTCTTATTGCGTTTTTCAAAAATGATTGAAGAAAAAACCAAACAATAATGCTAGATGTTTTAATTATTGGCGCTGGTGTTTCTGGCGTTTCATGTGCTTTGGTTTTGGGTTCGGCTCAAAACAAACCGTTTGCAATGGATAAAAAGATTGCCATTGTGGCGCACCAAAAAGCCTCTTCGTTACAAAATGCCATTTTTAATAACGCTTACGGAATTCCAGCAGGGAAATTAGGTAGTGAATTATTAGTTGAAAGTTTGGAACATTTGACCAACTTGTATCCACACGTGCAACAAATTCATGGCGAAAAAGTGCTTTCCATTTCAGGTGAAGCTGGAAATTTCACTGTTACTACCAACAAATCTTCGCTTCAAGCTAAAATTGTAGTGATTGCAATTGGTGCGGGAACTCCTTTTACGATTGAAGGGTTAGCTAATTTTATTGTACCTCATCAAAAAATTCCAGCAGTAAAAAACAGAATCCAATTAAAAAATACCGACCATTTAGTTACAGAAGGTATTTACGCAGCAGGAGTTTTAGCCGGACATAGAAGTCAGTTAAGTATCGCCGCCGGAAGTGGTGCTTCGGTAGCAACGGATATTTTAACGTTGTGGAATAATGGAAATCCTGTGCAGGTTCATGATGCTTTGGGGAAATAGCTTTATTCGTCTGAATCGTCTTCTTCATCGTCAAAATTCATTCCTTCTAAAAAATCATCCCAATTAATTGGGTCTTGATATTCATTTGGGTCTGGCGGAATAGCTCCCGGTGGATTGAACAATTCCCATTCGTCCCAATAATAATTACTTTTGTCAAAATTAGCTACCCAATTGATAAACAATTCTCTGAATTCGTCGATTTCTTTACGAATCAATGTAACATAATCGGTATCTTTAAAAGAATCGTGAAATCGCAAACTTCCAACTTGCACATATAAATGCATAGCATGGTCTCTGATGATAGCCGCATTTTGCATTCGAATACTATACATATCTCCACCTTCGGCACCCGCAATTTTAGCACAAATTATCGCAGCATCATCTCGCATCATATATTTTGTGGCATTCAAATACTCATCTTCTTCACTAATGGTATTTAAAAGACTGTTTACCAAATCTAAAATTAATTCAGCTTTTCTATAAATTGGCAAATCAAATAATTTATCTTTTCTACTCATTTTATAATAATTTTACTTACCCAACACCTTATTCACCATATTGTCTTTCTTTAAAATCAATTGGTAATAGGCATTTTCATTAAAAAGTTGGCGCGTAAATTCTGCTTGAAGATAGAACAATACTTTTTCTTTCTGAGTATCCAAATTGAAGAGCAAACCGCCTTTTGCCATGTAAGTCTTGAAATCATTAAAATAATTTCCAGAACGTAATTCTTTTCCCAAGGCTTCCATCGAGATTTTTTCAAACTTTTTGCGGTTTTGATCCAATTGTTCAAACACAAAATAATTCATTAATCCTGATTGCAATAATATGGTTAAACCTTCTGAGCCATGTGTATCTTCAAGCGGCACAAAAACATCGGGCATAATACCGCCTCCTCCATAAACAATGCGACCTTCCTTGGTTTTAAATTTCAAACTATCAGCAATCTTGACTTTTTCTTTTTCATACAATTCACCACTTTTAAAACGTTTATCAAATTCGTTAAAGTAGTTATCGGCTTTATCTTCATACGGTTTTTGAATCGAACGTCCTGATGGCGTATAGTATCTTGCAATGGTTAACCTAACAGCAGAACCATCACCTAAAGGCATTTCGCGTTGGACTAAACCTTTTCCAAACGAACGTCTTCCGTAAACTAAACCTCTGTCGTTATCTTGAATGGCACCTGCTAAAATTTCGCTAGCTGAAGCACTGTTTTCATTGATTAAAATAGATACTTTACCCGATTCAAAAATGCCATTTTCAGAGGCAAACGTACTTTCTATTTTATCTTTTTTATTTTTTGTTTTAACGATTAACTCTTTATTCTTCAAAAACTCATCTGCAATTTTTATTGCCGAATCTAGATAACCACCACCGTTATCGCGCAAATCAATAATGATATGATTTGCACCTTCTTTTTTCAATTGGGTTAAACCCGATAAAAATTCGTCATAGGTTTTTTCAGCAAAGCGATTGATTTTAATATAACCTGTAGTTTTATCCAACATTTGAACGGCATCTACGCTTTTAATTGGAATAACATCACGAGTTACATTGACTGCAAATTTTTTATTTTCCGATTTTCTATAAACCGTTAACTTTACATTAGAACCTTGTTCGCCTTTTAAGATGGAAAACAAGGAATCTGTAGGTAACTTTTTATTGTACAATTGCAATTTATTAGCAAAAAGAATTCGGTCGCCCGATTTTAAACCTGCTTTTTCCGAAGGTCCTTTCGCAATGGGTTTTATAACCGCTAAAGAATCGTTGTACATGTAGAAATTAATCCCAATTCCCACAAAATCGCCACGCATTTCTTGTTCTACAACTTCTAATTGACTTTTGGGAATATAAACTGAATGCGGATCGAGTTTTTCGAGAATTCCGTTTACTGTTAAATCTACAATCGAGTCGGTATTTAAACTGTCTACATATTCTTTTTCGATGAAATCGATGAGTTTATTGAGCTTGTTTTTGTTGGCATTTCGGCTCAAAAAAGCATTTTCGGTTGAAGGATTGAGTTTACTTCCCAATAACAATCCGACCGCAACAGCTACTGCGATTACTATTGGAAAATATACTTTATTCATTCTCATTTTAGCTCAAATCTTCCATTAATTCCACTTCTACTCCAGCTTTTCTTAAAAAATCGACCCCTGAAGTGTCTTTGTATTCTTGATGATACACCACTCTTTTGATTCCTGATTGGTGAATTAACTTACTACAATCTTTACAAGGTGAAAGTGTAATGTATAAAGTAGCGTCTTCACAAGATTGCGTAGAACGAGCTACTTTTAAAATAGCATTCGCTTCGGCATGAAGCACATACCATTTGGTCATATTGTCTTCGTCTTCGCAACAATTTTCAAATCCCGATGGAGTTCCATTGTACCCATCAGAAATAATCATTTTATCTTTTACAATAATGGCACCAACTTTTTTTCGTTGGCAATAGGATAAATTTCCCCATTCTTTGGCAATTCGCAAATACGCTTTATCGTATTTTTCTTTTTTTTCTTTTTTCATTATCAATTCCAAATTTCGCTTTCCAAAATCATTGGCAAAACTACACCAATTATAAATGCTGACATAACTAAAGCCCAATCTCTTTTTGAAAATCGGAAAAAAGTTTGCACTACATACGAAAGGATTAAGACAACAAGAACTACTATTATTTGTGCCGCTTCTATACCTAATGCAAATTCTAAAAGTGGCAATAATTTATCCGAAGCAGTTCCAGGTAATATGGTTTTAAAGTAATTTGAAAAACCTAATCCGTGAATGATTCCGAAAAACAATGTTACAATTGCTACAAAAGTGATACTTTCATTTTTTGACGATTTCCCAGCGGTAAAAAGATGAAAAACAGCCGTAATTAAAATGGTAATTGGAATTAAAAATTCGACTAAACTAGCTCGAATTTGTACTACTCCATACACCGATAAAAGCAATGCCAAAGTATGTCCTAATGTAAAAAGAGAGACTAGTATAAATACTTTTTTCCAATCTTTAAAAGCATAAGGCACCACTAACGCCATTAAAAACAAAACATGATCATAGGCATGGATATCTAAAACATGCTTTAGACCAATATTGAAATACATCCAAAATTCCGACATAACATTATCTATTTTGTAAATTCAAACTTACGATTAATTTTTATTATGTGTAGCATTTATTAGTCATAAAAGCACATGAAATTGTTATAAAAATGGAATTTTTGTTTAATTTTGCGCTAATAAAAAAATAAACAACATGTCAATTTCAGATTTATTCGATAGTGGTTTTAGAAATAGAAACAAAGGTCATTTTTCAGCCATTGTAAGAGTAGCTTTATCAGACGGAACTATTACACCGCACGAAAAGCAATTCTTAGACAAATTAGCTATCAAATTAGAAATTTCTCAAGCTGAATATGAAGAAATTTTAGAAAACCCATTAAAATACCCTGTTAATCCTCCATTAATGCATTTGCACCGTTTAGAGCGTTTATACGATTTAGCCAGAATGGTATATGCAGATGAAGTATTAGGTGAAAAACAACAAGATTTACTTACTCGTTTTGCATTAGCTTTAGGATTTACAGCAGGAAACGTAGGTTATATTGTGGACAAAGCATTAAAATTAGTAGAAATGAATGTGGATTTAGACACTTTCACTTACGAAATGCAACACATGAACAGATAATTCAAACTGTTTTAAAATAGAAAAGCACAAATTCTAAATGAGTTTGTGCTTTTTTGTTTTTAATATCTGATGAATTTACTTCGCTTTCGCCATAAATTCTTCTGCTTTTTCTACCATGTTTTTACTACCACAGAAAAATGGTACACGTTGGTGTAATTCGGTTGGTTGAATTTCCATGATTCTTTTGTAACCATCTGAAGCTTTTCCGCCTGCTTGTTCGGCTATAAACGCCATAGGATTGCATTCGTATAACAAACGTAATTTTCCGTTAGGTGCTTTTGAGCTGGTTGGATATAAGTAAATCCCTCCTTTAATCATGTTTCTATGAAAATCAGAAACTAAACTTCCGATGTATCTTGACGTATAAGGTCTATCCCCTTCTTCTAACTGGCAATATTTGATGTAATCTTTTACACCTTGAGGAAAATGAACATAATTTCCTTCGTTAATTGAGTAAATTTTACCATCATCCGAATATTTCATGTTAGGATGTGATAAATAAAATGTTCCGATAGCAGGATTTAAAGTAAAACCGTTTACGCCATCACCAGTAGTGTAAACTAACATGGTTGAAGTTCCATAAATTACATAACCTGCCGCTACTTGATTAACTCCTGGTTGTAAAAAATCTTCTAAAGTTACTGGAGTTCCAACAGGTGTAATTCTTCTAAAAACGGAAAAAATTGTTCCAACTGAAACATTCACATCAATATTTGAAGATCCATCTAAAGGATCCATCAAAACCACATATTTATTGTTGTGTGAATTATCAGAACCAGCAACTGTAATAAAATCATCATTTTCTTCCGAAGCAATTCCGCAAACAATTTCACGATTAATTAAAGTCTGAATGAAAACTTCATTTGCGTAAACGTCTAATTTTTGTTGGTCTTCGCCTTGAACATTTTGTTCTCCTGCTGCTCCTACGATATCGACTAACCCTGCTTTGTTAACTTTGTAATTAACCACTTTTGCAGCTAATCTAATGGAGTTAATGATACGTGATAATTCTCCTGTTGAGTACTGAAACGAATTTTGGTGTTCGATAATAAATTCGCCTAATGTTCTATTTCTTTCTTCCATTACGAAATCGATGTAGTTGTGTTTGTGGCACAAATATCGTGATTTTTGTTAAAAGAATATATTAATTTGAAAAGATGTTTAAGTTAATTTTACTTTTGCAAAAAGTTTTACAACAATGAACATAAGAAAAGCCACAAAAAACGATATGCCTCTGGTATTAGAATTGATTCAGGAATTAGCTGTTTTTGAAAAAGAACCTGATGCTGTTGTGGTAACAGTTGATGATTTAGTTCGTGATGGTTTTTCAGAAAATCCACTTTTTCAATGTTTTGTTGCGGAAGTTGATGGTGAGATTATTGGAATGGCTTTGTACTATTATCGTTATTCTACTTGGAAAGGAAAAACAATTCATTTAGAAGATTTAATTGTAAAAGAAAATAAGAGAGGAACCGGTGCCGGATTTGCACTTTACAAAGAAATCATCAAACAAGGAAAAGCCGAAAATGTTCGCAGAATCGAATGGAATGTTTTAGATTGGAACACACCAGCCATTGATTTCTATGAAAAATCGGGTGCTAAAGTATTAGACGATTGGCGTGTGGTGCATATGGATGAAACAGGAATAGAACGATTTTTGATTAAAGAGTAACGATTTAAGATTTTTGAAATAAATACTAATTGATACATTGGCTAATTGCCATATTGACTAATTGAACTCATGAAAATATTCAAATTTGGAGGTGCATCAGTTAAAGATGCTGAAGGCGTAAAAAACGTATTACATGTTTTAAATACTGTTGGACACGAAGATGTTTTGTTGGTTATTTCTGCAATGGGAAAAACCACTAATGCATTAGAAGTGGTAATCAAAAATTACTTTGAAAAATCGAAGGAATTGCACGCCTCGCTTCAGGAAGTTCGAAAGTATCACAACCAAATTTTATTAGACTTATTTGAAGACGAAGAACACGATGTGTTTTTTGATGTAAACGCTCATTTTGACGATTTAGAATATTTTATTCGCAGTAATAAATCACCAAATTACAATTTTGTGTATGATCAAGTGGTGAGTATTGGAGAATTAGTTTCTACAACAATTGTGAGTCATTATTTTAATTCACAAGGCTTATTTAACCATTGGATAGATGTGCGACCATTGATTAAAACAGATAACAACTACCGTGACGGACAAGTAGATTGGGAAACCACGCAAAAATTGATTTCAAAAGGCGTAAAAAAGAAAGTTTTAAACATCACACAAGGATTTTTGGGATCTGATGAGAATAATTTTACCACAACTTTAGGTCGTGAAGGCTCGGATTATACGGCTGCGATTTTTGCGTATTGTTTAGGTGCGGAAAGTGTTACCATTTGGAAAGACGTTCCAGGAGTTTTAAATGCCGATCCAAGATATTTTGAAAATGCGGTTTTGTTGAACCAAATTTCGTACAGAGAAGCCATTGAGTTAGCTTTTTACGGAGCTTCGGTAATTCACCCAAAAACCTTGCAACCTTTACAAAAAAAGGAAATTCCGTTATTTGTAAAATCGTTTGTTAATCCAACATTGCCTGGAACAAGTGTTTCAAGAGGTGCCGATTTAATTCCGCAAACTTCTTGTTTTATTGTTAAGAAAAACCAATTGTTATTATCGTTATCATCTATTGATTTTGATTTTATCATGGAAAATCATATTAGTGAGATTTTTGGATTGTTTTCAAAATATAAAATCAAAGTAAACTTAATTCAAAACACCGCAATTAGTTTTTCGGTTTGTATAGAAGACAAGTACAACACTTTTGAAGAATTGCGAAAAGTATTAGCAAAAAAATTCAAAGTTTCCTACAACGAAAATGTATCGCTTTACACCATCAGACATTTTGATGAGAATGCAGCAAAAGTAGTAGAAACGAATAAAACTATATTACTACGCCAGATTTCAAGAGAAACAATGCAAGTGATTACGAAGGAGTAGTTTTAATGTGGCAATTAGACAATTAGCCGATGTGCCAATTTCATAACGTTTCCAAAAATAAGAGTGGTAATGAGTTTAGAAAAATTATTAAATATTCCGAAAGAATTGAATTCAAATCCAAATTTATCAGTTTATAATTTGGTTAAAGAATATTATTTTGATGATTTTTCTGAATTACTTGTGTATGAATATTTAATTAAAAACAATTCAACACATAATAATTGGTTGTTGTTTTGTGAAGATAAACGAACAGTTGAGGGTTGGGTTTTTGAAAAGAATTTCTTTTTTTACAATGTTTATCATTTGAACAATAGAAATGGTAAATCGAATTTAAAACGTTTTACAAACAAAGACAAAGCATTTAGTTATTATATTTATAATGAGAAAATTTCTATCTACAAAACAAATAGTTAAAATAATTTACCGCAGATTCGCAGATTGCTATTTAAAAAAATCTGTGAATCTGCGGTTCAAACAAAATCATTCCTTTTTTCCAACAATAAATACTACTTTTGAAGATTCGGAGTTATAGTATTTATGCAAAAAATTGTTTTTTTAGTGGGATTTGTATTATGTTTTTTGGGCGGTTTTGCTCAGGAAACGTTACAATCGTATCCAACTAAAAAAATTGCATTTTCAAAAGATACGATTTCGATTGAAAAATTCAGCTTAAATAATTCCTTTTTTGAAATCAAAGACAAAAATGGAAAAGTCATTGACACCAGTTTTTACAAGGTAAATTTTCAAAAAGGAACGGTAATTTTCATCAAAGAAATCAATACTTCTGATTCACTAATCGTTAGTTATTCAAAATTTCCAGCGTTT
It encodes the following:
- a CDS encoding S41 family peptidase, whose translation is MRMNKVYFPIVIAVAVAVGLLLGSKLNPSTENAFLSRNANKNKLNKLIDFIEKEYVDSLNTDSIVDLTVNGILEKLDPHSVYIPKSQLEVVEQEMRGDFVGIGINFYMYNDSLAVIKPIAKGPSEKAGLKSGDRILFANKLQLYNKKLPTDSLFSILKGEQGSNVKLTVYRKSENKKFAVNVTRDVIPIKSVDAVQMLDKTTGYIKINRFAEKTYDEFLSGLTQLKKEGANHIIIDLRDNGGGYLDSAIKIADEFLKNKELIVKTKNKKDKIESTFASENGIFESGKVSILINENSASASEILAGAIQDNDRGLVYGRRSFGKGLVQREMPLGDGSAVRLTIARYYTPSGRSIQKPYEDKADNYFNEFDKRFKSGELYEKEKVKIADSLKFKTKEGRIVYGGGGIMPDVFVPLEDTHGSEGLTILLQSGLMNYFVFEQLDQNRKKFEKISMEALGKELRSGNYFNDFKTYMAKGGLLFNLDTQKEKVLFYLQAEFTRQLFNENAYYQLILKKDNMVNKVLGK
- a CDS encoding MarC family protein produces the protein MEFGINWKDIFTISMILFAVIDIVGSIPIIVDLRSKMGHIQSEKATIVAAVIMIAFLFVGEEILKLIGIDANSFAVAGSFVLFFLALEMILGIRLYKEDNPSTASIVPIAFPLIAGAGTMTTILSLRAAYKEINIIIAIIINVVVVYGVLKSSGKIERLLGTNGLGIIRKVFGVILLAIAVKLFAANVKGLFN
- a CDS encoding ribonucleotide-diphosphate reductase subunit beta; amino-acid sequence: MSIVEPILQENKDRFVIFPIKHQDIWEWYKKQEACIWTAEEIDLHQDLNDWNNKLNDDEKYFIKHILAFFAASDGIVNENLAENFVNEVQYPEAKFFYGFQIMMENIHSETYSLLIDTYVKDEAEKNQLFHAIEVFPAIKEKAQWALRWIESDSFAERLIAFAAVEGIFFSGSFCSIYWLKKRGLMPGLTFSNELISRDEGMHCDFAVHLHTHHVVNKVPKERITEIIVDALNIERKFITESLPVSLIGMNATLMTQYLEFVTDRLLVELGCDRVYNSSNPFDFMDMISLQGKTNFFEKRVAEYQKAGVMNSDADSNKISFDADF
- a CDS encoding FAD-dependent oxidoreductase, with amino-acid sequence MLDVLIIGAGVSGVSCALVLGSAQNKPFAMDKKIAIVAHQKASSLQNAIFNNAYGIPAGKLGSELLVESLEHLTNLYPHVQQIHGEKVLSISGEAGNFTVTTNKSSLQAKIVVIAIGAGTPFTIEGLANFIVPHQKIPAVKNRIQLKNTDHLVTEGIYAAGVLAGHRSQLSIAAGSGASVATDILTLWNNGNPVQVHDALGK
- a CDS encoding DUF3109 family protein, with the translated sequence MFQLNKTIVSEEILEKEFVCNLSACQGACCVDGDAGAPLDEEETKILAEIFPKVKPFLRPEGIKAIEEQGTHVVSDFGELETPLIDGKDCAYVIFDGKTALCGIEQAYNQGIVDWKKPVSCHLYPIRIKEYSDFAAVNYHKWHICDDACSLGQELGVPVYQFVKEALVRKFGQQWFDELDKVAKELKK
- a CDS encoding ribonucleoside-diphosphate reductase subunit alpha; translation: MYVVKRDGHKEPVMFDKITDRIKKLCYGLNDMVDAVKVAMRVIEGLYDGVTTSELDNLAAETAASMTVTHPDYAQLAARIAISNLHKNTNKSFSETMNEMYHYVNPRTNQKAPLISDEVHQVIQENAEFLDSHIIYTRDFNYDYFGFKTLERSYLLRINGKIVERPQHMLMRVSVGIHLNDLEAVIETYELMSKKFFTHATPTLFNAGTPKPQMSSCFLLTMQDDSIDGIYDTLKQTAKISQSAGGIGLAIHNVRATGSYIRGTNGTSNGIVPMLRVFNDTARYVDQGGGKRKGSFAIYLETWHADIFEFLDLKKNTGKEEMRARDLFFAMWTSDLFMKRVEEDSTWTLMCPNECPGLDNVYGEEFEALYTSYEAQGKGRKTIRARELWEKILESQIETGTPYMLYKDAANRKSNQKNLGTIRSSNLCTEILEYTSPDEIAVCNLASISLPMFVENGAFNHELLYNVTKRVTRNLNKVIDRNYYPVKEAENSNMRHRPVGLGVQGLADAFIMLRMPFTSDEAKKLNQEIFETLYFAAVTASMEMAKEEGPYSSYEGSPISKGEFQHNLWGLKDEDLSGRWDWASLRKEVMANGVRNSLLVAPMPTASTSQILGNNEAFEPYTSNIYTRRVLSGEFIVVNKHLLNDLVERGLWNESLKQEIMRHNGSVQHIERIPADLKELYKTVWEMSMKDIIDMSRQRGYFIDQSQSLNLFMQDATYAKLTSMHFYAWKSGLKTGMYYLRTKAAVDAIKFTLNNDKKEAPIEVKEQHVEVKKVEAIAVLEEPAEMSAEEYRAMIERARNSGPEECEMCGS